A single genomic interval of Luteolibacter sp. Y139 harbors:
- a CDS encoding ABC transporter ATP-binding protein — MNDSPIIQARGVAKRFGDFEALAALDLEVRKGQCVGLLGPNGAGKSTFIGCLYGVVARTGGSLEVFGLDPAKQARDIKRRIGVVPQENALDEGLTVLENMRIYAGFSEVPRKTADPRIAELLSYMMLDAKRDATIKTLSGGMKRRLTFVRALLADPELLILDEPTTGLDPSVRHLLWEKVIELRDKGKTILVTTHYMHEAEVLCDQIVILDRGKVVGTGAPKELIEREAPGFVGIFPPHTDEAIKPHLDPSWVLFHQGRQCCVRAPRFDDLLELQRASGQTALQMRPANLEDVYLKLTGSELSDDE; from the coding sequence ATGAACGATTCCCCGATTATCCAAGCCCGTGGTGTGGCGAAGCGCTTCGGGGACTTCGAGGCGCTTGCGGCGCTGGATCTCGAGGTGAGGAAAGGCCAATGCGTCGGTCTGCTAGGCCCGAATGGAGCGGGCAAGTCCACGTTTATCGGTTGCCTCTATGGTGTGGTCGCGCGAACCGGCGGATCGCTGGAAGTCTTCGGCCTCGATCCCGCGAAGCAGGCGCGCGATATCAAGCGCCGCATCGGCGTGGTGCCACAGGAGAATGCCTTGGATGAAGGCCTGACCGTGTTGGAAAACATGCGGATCTACGCAGGCTTCAGTGAAGTCCCCCGCAAGACCGCCGATCCCCGGATCGCCGAGCTGCTCTCCTACATGATGCTGGACGCCAAGCGCGACGCGACGATCAAAACGCTCTCCGGGGGCATGAAGCGCCGCCTCACCTTCGTTCGCGCGCTGCTCGCCGATCCCGAGCTGCTGATCCTCGATGAACCGACCACCGGTCTCGATCCCTCGGTGCGGCACCTGCTCTGGGAAAAGGTCATCGAGCTGCGTGACAAGGGAAAGACCATCCTCGTCACCACCCACTACATGCACGAGGCCGAAGTGCTCTGCGACCAGATCGTGATCCTCGATCGCGGCAAGGTGGTAGGCACCGGGGCGCCGAAAGAATTGATCGAACGCGAAGCTCCCGGCTTCGTCGGCATCTTCCCGCCCCACACGGACGAGGCGATCAAGCCACACCTCGATCCCTCTTGGGTGCTCTTCCATCAGGGCCGGCAATGCTGCGTGAGGGCCCCACGGTTCGACGATCTGTTAGAACTGCAGCGCGCCTCCGGCCAGACCGCCTTGCAAATGCGTCCCGCCAATCTCGAGGACGTGTATCTCAAACTCACCGGCAGCGAACTCAGCGACGATGAATGA
- a CDS encoding type VI secretion system tube protein Hcp: protein MRCHRASFVTALALPGTLIGLSLARASAAPAAWLDFAGTVPGESTDPRHTGWIDIDGFGVDTNRTISGGSATPPQVSEIVLTKSLDRASTPLFLAAVGGTAAYPLVTLDLNYGVNRPVARLEFANVLIRTQSFQAPEGADRAVETIALNFTKITYYYVLPDTTTAFTSYDMVKGKVTSGIEGTTNPDSDNDGMPDAWETTYGLNVGVNDAAGDADGDGLSNLDEYQLGTNPKAGTSFFKATLSAVPATPGSYQLTWNSVVGKAYVIEWSPNLTTAFTAVRTVTASSTTSTETLTNAGPIGFYRVRPQ from the coding sequence ATGCGCTGCCATCGGGCATCATTTGTTACGGCGTTGGCCCTGCCCGGCACCCTCATCGGGCTGAGCCTGGCCCGGGCTTCCGCAGCCCCGGCGGCGTGGCTGGATTTTGCAGGGACCGTTCCCGGTGAATCGACCGATCCGCGCCACACGGGGTGGATCGATATCGATGGCTTTGGTGTGGATACCAACCGGACCATTTCGGGCGGCTCGGCGACACCACCGCAAGTCAGCGAGATCGTCCTGACCAAGAGCCTCGACCGGGCATCGACTCCGCTGTTCCTCGCGGCGGTGGGTGGCACCGCAGCCTATCCGCTGGTGACGCTGGATTTGAACTACGGCGTCAACAGGCCGGTGGCCCGGCTGGAATTCGCAAACGTGCTTATCAGGACCCAATCCTTTCAAGCGCCGGAAGGTGCGGACCGAGCGGTGGAAACGATCGCGCTGAATTTCACCAAGATCACCTACTACTACGTGCTGCCGGACACAACGACCGCCTTCACGTCCTATGACATGGTCAAGGGCAAGGTGACTTCCGGCATCGAAGGCACGACGAATCCCGACAGTGACAACGACGGCATGCCCGATGCCTGGGAGACCACCTATGGCCTGAACGTGGGCGTGAATGACGCCGCGGGTGATGCCGATGGCGATGGCCTGAGCAATCTCGATGAATACCAGCTCGGCACGAATCCCAAAGCCGGGACGTCCTTCTTCAAGGCGACGCTTTCCGCCGTGCCGGCCACGCCCGGGAGCTATCAGCTGACGTGGAATAGCGTGGTCGGGAAAGCATACGTCATCGAGTGGTCGCCGAATCTCACCACGGCTTTCACGGCCGTTCGCACGGTCACGGCAAGCTCGACCACCAGCACGGAAACGCTGACAAATGCAGGCCCCATCGGCTTCTACCGGGTGCGTCCCCAATAG
- a CDS encoding ABC transporter permease — protein sequence MNDRLPSLRLSWQVVIRNWMVYRKDFLANISPTLADPALILGSLGMGLSGYVGRIDDMSYAQFLAPGMIATTALFTAFFESSYGFYVRMTFESVFKAMLTTPIGVNEVVTGEFMWVFVRAALMGLGVALVLLAFGLLPNPLAIMICPLIGGVLALPCAAIGLLASAWVRNINQFQTVYSFLIAPIFYLSGVFFPVPSNSFLGHLVQWSPFYHGVKLIQFTVWGKADWSAVLWHAGLLGFFAILLCGLSFRFIGRKLTT from the coding sequence ATGAATGACCGTCTCCCAAGCCTCCGCCTGAGCTGGCAAGTGGTCATCCGGAACTGGATGGTCTACCGGAAGGATTTCCTCGCGAACATCTCACCGACGCTGGCGGACCCGGCGCTGATCCTGGGCTCGCTGGGCATGGGGCTGTCTGGCTACGTCGGGAGGATCGATGACATGAGCTACGCGCAATTCCTCGCGCCTGGCATGATCGCGACCACGGCCCTGTTCACCGCGTTCTTCGAGAGCAGCTACGGCTTCTATGTGCGCATGACCTTCGAGTCGGTATTCAAGGCGATGCTCACCACGCCCATCGGCGTGAACGAAGTGGTCACGGGCGAGTTCATGTGGGTCTTCGTCCGGGCCGCCCTGATGGGTCTCGGGGTGGCGTTGGTGCTGCTGGCGTTCGGCCTGCTGCCGAATCCCCTGGCGATCATGATTTGTCCGCTGATCGGAGGGGTCTTGGCGTTGCCGTGCGCCGCCATCGGGCTGCTGGCCTCGGCGTGGGTTCGGAACATCAATCAATTCCAGACCGTCTACTCCTTCCTCATCGCGCCGATCTTTTACCTGTCCGGAGTGTTCTTCCCCGTTCCTTCGAATTCATTCCTCGGCCACCTCGTGCAGTGGTCGCCCTTTTATCACGGGGTGAAGCTGATCCAGTTCACGGTCTGGGGAAAGGCGGACTGGAGTGCGGTTCTTTGGCACGCGGGCTTGCTCGGCTTCTTCGCCATCCTGCTCTGTGGCCTGTCGTTCCGGTTCATCGGCCGCAAGCTCACCACGTGA
- a CDS encoding alpha/beta hydrolase, producing the protein MRSILASLVALFSVAAAAEPQVFPLWPDQAPIGDGTFEKTDAKLTLHRPEKPNGTALVICPGGGYGTLVKDPEGHGIAKWLNAQGITGVVLEYRLPNGRSKVPLLDAQRALRTVRANAKDWGCDPRKVGIIGFSAGGHLAATAVTRFDEGDRTAKDAIDRQSCRPDFAVLVYPVITMGETTHGGSRNNLLGASPTEEAITYYSAEKQVTAKTSPTFLAHAVDDQLVPVSHSKSFYAALKEKRVECELLELPSGGHGLNGYQGPMWDKWQAESLKWMKAQKFVR; encoded by the coding sequence ATGCGCTCGATTCTCGCGTCCCTCGTCGCCCTGTTTTCCGTCGCCGCTGCTGCCGAACCTCAGGTCTTCCCCCTGTGGCCGGATCAAGCACCGATCGGTGACGGCACCTTCGAGAAAACGGACGCGAAACTGACCCTGCACCGCCCGGAGAAACCGAATGGCACCGCACTCGTGATCTGCCCCGGCGGCGGCTACGGCACGCTGGTGAAGGACCCCGAAGGCCACGGCATCGCGAAGTGGCTGAATGCGCAGGGCATCACCGGCGTCGTGCTTGAGTATCGCCTGCCCAATGGCCGCTCAAAGGTCCCGCTGCTCGATGCCCAGCGCGCGCTCCGCACCGTGCGGGCGAATGCGAAGGACTGGGGCTGCGACCCCCGGAAAGTCGGCATCATCGGCTTCTCCGCTGGCGGCCACCTGGCTGCGACCGCGGTAACGCGCTTCGACGAAGGCGATCGCACCGCGAAAGACGCCATCGACCGCCAAAGCTGCCGGCCGGATTTTGCGGTGCTGGTTTATCCCGTGATCACCATGGGCGAGACCACGCACGGCGGTTCACGCAACAATTTGCTCGGCGCTTCGCCGACCGAGGAAGCCATCACGTATTACTCCGCGGAGAAGCAGGTCACTGCCAAGACCTCGCCGACCTTCCTCGCCCATGCCGTGGATGACCAGCTTGTGCCCGTTTCCCACAGCAAGTCGTTCTATGCCGCCCTGAAGGAAAAGCGCGTGGAGTGCGAGCTTCTGGAGCTTCCTTCCGGCGGGCACGGCCTGAATGGCTACCAGGGGCCGATGTGGGACAAGTGGCAGGCCGAGTCGCTGAAGTGGATGAAGGCGCAGAAGTTCGTGCGGTGA
- a CDS encoding DUF6370 family protein — MKILTTILMSAAVAAFASGGFAAEEKETKDQAKTVTLEGTATCAKCDLGTADTCTTVLQVKEGDKTVDYYITGEPDKEFHKKICKKSKEAKATGTVSEKDGKKTLEVTSIEEKAKK, encoded by the coding sequence ATGAAAATCCTCACCACCATCCTCATGTCGGCAGCCGTTGCCGCATTCGCTTCCGGCGGATTTGCTGCGGAAGAAAAAGAAACCAAGGACCAGGCCAAGACCGTGACCCTGGAAGGCACCGCCACCTGCGCGAAATGCGATCTGGGAACCGCAGACACCTGCACCACCGTTCTCCAAGTGAAGGAGGGCGACAAGACCGTGGACTACTACATCACGGGTGAGCCCGACAAAGAGTTCCACAAGAAGATCTGCAAGAAATCCAAGGAGGCGAAGGCGACCGGAACCGTCAGCGAAAAGGACGGCAAGAAGACGCTCGAAGTCACCTCGATCGAAGAAAAGGCGAAGAAGTGA
- a CDS encoding RNA polymerase sigma factor, with amino-acid sequence MDDRSLLDRYLATRDESAFRELVSRHLDLVHTVARRVTGNDELARDAAQATFVKLARDAAKVPPTISLVAWLHRTSRCAAVDLVRSEDRRRKREQLAHQHMPMNATPEPEWERLAPVIDEAVDSLPAADRELVLAKYYGNETFAGIATRFGWTEANARKRASRSLEKLRHLLGKRDLTTTAVALATALPLHSVSPAPSSLTGAVLAAASKTAPAQTLGFNIAMTTAQKSAAAAAVVALLASGWTGHALGSASGREQQLSLSTGRPGSAASLVTAAVDRRPVEVDPATAFECLLAGEDRRTWAVVSRLDAKTMPVWMEKLHKLQASTPRASAEWERLTEIESALYFHWADADPQAAWKEVAAIPDSNDHSVSGHTKALVESVLAAWMRRSPDEAYNAAKDHPDHGYTARDMLILTWTPETLEENLAKHEDKRDDLLGWFCGSIVGDQAKREAVIKYLLQDPPPKEAAWGRKLFFRSWGYEDFLAAMARAEELKLPDMQRLLFQDNLPNNPITVMPWAISKGMAPGGPQWEQGYQQWLQVEPAEARAWFETQAPAWERDGHDSAVAGFFASELAIASLSAKSGKPDPAAEQAAAKRLSEFLSRWSAKDSAAELKWRNAASKETRDRLAETEASR; translated from the coding sequence ATGGACGACCGCTCACTGCTCGATCGATACCTTGCCACTCGCGACGAAAGCGCGTTTCGCGAGCTGGTGAGCCGTCATCTTGACTTGGTTCACACCGTGGCCCGGCGGGTGACCGGGAATGACGAGCTCGCCCGCGATGCCGCGCAAGCCACCTTCGTGAAGCTCGCCCGCGACGCTGCGAAGGTGCCACCTACGATTTCCCTCGTCGCATGGCTTCACCGCACCTCCCGCTGTGCCGCCGTCGACCTCGTCCGCAGCGAGGATCGCCGTCGAAAGCGCGAGCAACTCGCCCACCAGCACATGCCCATGAATGCGACTCCCGAGCCCGAATGGGAGCGGCTCGCTCCCGTGATCGATGAAGCCGTCGACTCGCTGCCCGCCGCAGACCGCGAGCTGGTGCTGGCGAAGTACTATGGAAATGAAACTTTCGCCGGCATCGCCACCCGCTTCGGCTGGACCGAGGCGAATGCCCGCAAGCGCGCATCCCGTTCGCTGGAAAAACTGCGCCATCTGTTAGGAAAACGCGACCTCACCACCACCGCCGTGGCACTGGCCACCGCCCTGCCGCTGCATTCCGTCTCACCAGCACCCTCGTCTCTAACAGGCGCGGTGCTTGCCGCCGCGTCGAAGACCGCCCCGGCCCAGACCCTTGGCTTTAATATCGCCATGACCACCGCACAGAAATCCGCCGCCGCTGCGGCAGTAGTGGCTCTTCTCGCCTCCGGCTGGACCGGGCACGCGCTGGGAAGCGCCAGTGGGCGGGAACAACAGCTTTCCTTGTCCACCGGCCGGCCGGGATCGGCGGCATCGCTCGTGACCGCAGCCGTCGATCGCCGTCCGGTGGAGGTTGATCCCGCGACCGCCTTCGAGTGCTTGCTCGCGGGTGAAGATCGCCGCACCTGGGCGGTGGTATCGAGGCTGGATGCGAAGACGATGCCGGTGTGGATGGAGAAATTGCACAAGCTCCAGGCTTCCACCCCGCGCGCATCAGCGGAGTGGGAGCGGCTGACGGAGATCGAGTCGGCCTTGTATTTCCACTGGGCGGATGCCGACCCCCAGGCCGCATGGAAGGAGGTGGCAGCGATCCCGGACTCGAACGATCACAGCGTGAGCGGGCACACGAAAGCCCTGGTGGAAAGCGTGCTCGCCGCGTGGATGCGCCGGTCTCCCGATGAAGCCTATAACGCCGCGAAGGATCACCCCGATCATGGCTATACCGCTCGTGACATGCTGATCCTGACGTGGACGCCCGAGACACTGGAGGAAAACCTGGCGAAACATGAGGACAAGCGCGACGACTTGCTTGGCTGGTTCTGCGGGTCGATTGTAGGCGACCAGGCCAAGCGCGAGGCAGTGATCAAGTATCTCCTGCAGGATCCTCCCCCGAAGGAAGCAGCCTGGGGGCGCAAGCTGTTCTTCCGGTCCTGGGGTTACGAGGACTTCCTCGCTGCAATGGCGCGCGCGGAAGAACTGAAGTTGCCCGACATGCAGAGGCTTCTTTTCCAGGACAATCTCCCTAACAACCCGATCACGGTCATGCCGTGGGCAATCTCAAAGGGCATGGCTCCCGGCGGACCGCAGTGGGAACAAGGCTATCAGCAATGGCTTCAGGTGGAGCCCGCAGAGGCGCGGGCGTGGTTCGAAACGCAGGCCCCGGCATGGGAACGCGACGGGCATGACTCGGCTGTCGCCGGATTCTTCGCCTCCGAACTGGCGATTGCCAGCCTGTCCGCAAAGTCCGGCAAGCCTGACCCGGCGGCGGAGCAGGCGGCGGCGAAGCGGCTCTCCGAATTCCTCAGCCGCTGGAGTGCGAAGGACTCCGCTGCGGAATTGAAGTGGCGCAATGCCGCTTCAAAGGAAACGCGGGATCGTCTCGCTGAAACGGAGGCATCCCGATGA
- a CDS encoding Hcp family type VI secretion system effector: MSTLRPSRLSKTLALVPPAMALVAQHASGAFDAFIKLGDTIAGESTAQNHIDWIELKDVSWQVSRTITGTGASRTASTPAVSELTITKTLDRASTGIFLNAVGPVNGAIPTVTMELVDSHATGNNGIFYRLTLSNVMVSSQKNSSPQGADHPTETVTLNFTKIKVEYWYKDLDGVLHQGTTVQFDMAKGTAS; the protein is encoded by the coding sequence ATGAGCACCCTTCGTCCCTCCCGACTTTCGAAGACCCTTGCCCTGGTTCCGCCCGCGATGGCCCTCGTGGCTCAGCATGCGAGCGGCGCCTTCGATGCCTTCATCAAGCTCGGCGACACGATCGCCGGCGAGTCGACCGCTCAGAATCACATCGACTGGATCGAGCTGAAGGATGTGAGCTGGCAGGTCAGCCGCACCATCACGGGGACCGGCGCTTCGCGCACTGCGTCCACGCCGGCTGTTTCGGAGCTGACCATCACGAAAACCCTGGATCGTGCATCCACTGGAATCTTTCTCAATGCGGTGGGTCCGGTCAACGGCGCGATTCCCACGGTGACGATGGAATTGGTGGACTCCCACGCCACTGGCAACAATGGCATCTTCTATCGCCTCACGCTGTCGAACGTGATGGTGTCCAGCCAGAAGAACTCCTCACCACAAGGAGCCGACCATCCGACTGAAACGGTCACGCTGAACTTCACGAAGATCAAAGTCGAATACTGGTACAAGGATCTGGACGGTGTGCTGCATCAGGGGACGACGGTGCAGTTTGACATGGCAAAGGGGACCGCTTCCTGA
- a CDS encoding methyltransferase — protein MSSVNLFPHLDSWDPAPLRVQLAKGGFHRAALQELGLPEHWLRSPMRRAALLGRAPAGSTIHTLIRLFTLGDSVEPAEAMIALGEAASGLLEIGFLKASDGKVRSLYQISPVGDTWVACDFNHRQGEDADEFVMGVGPSSLLLASLTPLVKGRVLELACGIGWLAGALARKGCEVTGTDLNPRALEFARFSARLAGAEAIDFRHGDGFSPVAGETFDLIVSNPPYVQSPGGGMIFKEAPAGDSVCARLLRALPQHLSPGGIAVVLINWTHANDDDWTEAPLSWVPAEGMRRWLFQSDCSSPADYAWKWISGDLHFQDEQAAEQEIQRWLRHYQEIGARRVSGGFMVLQKCEPGEEWTRTESRAAESIGSNAGNDVLRVLASENWLQAGHDVLHSRYEVPAGIVAEARMSLGDAGWVRDTIRLTSPARLSYDGQIDENILRLLAVVHAGGTPADMVAEIRTRPQFAAVPDLPERIAELVRELVSHGMLVPVTGSAEFIPPGQ, from the coding sequence ATGAGTTCGGTGAACCTGTTTCCCCATTTGGACTCTTGGGATCCCGCGCCCTTGCGTGTGCAGCTTGCCAAGGGCGGCTTCCATCGCGCGGCACTCCAGGAACTTGGTCTCCCGGAGCATTGGCTTCGTTCGCCCATGCGGCGCGCCGCCTTGCTCGGCCGCGCTCCCGCTGGTTCGACCATCCATACACTGATCCGGCTGTTCACCTTGGGAGACTCGGTTGAGCCGGCGGAGGCTATGATTGCGCTGGGCGAGGCGGCATCGGGTCTGTTAGAGATCGGCTTCTTGAAAGCCAGCGACGGGAAAGTCCGCTCGCTCTATCAGATTTCTCCGGTCGGTGACACTTGGGTCGCCTGTGATTTCAATCACCGGCAGGGCGAGGATGCGGACGAATTCGTGATGGGCGTGGGTCCTTCCAGCCTGCTGCTCGCCTCGCTGACGCCGCTGGTAAAGGGCCGCGTGCTCGAGCTTGCCTGTGGGATCGGCTGGCTGGCAGGTGCACTGGCTCGGAAGGGCTGCGAAGTCACGGGCACCGACCTGAATCCCCGCGCCCTTGAGTTCGCGCGCTTCTCCGCGCGGCTGGCCGGAGCGGAGGCCATCGACTTCCGCCATGGCGATGGCTTCTCGCCCGTGGCCGGTGAAACCTTCGATCTCATCGTGTCGAATCCGCCTTACGTTCAGTCACCCGGTGGCGGGATGATCTTCAAGGAAGCGCCGGCCGGCGATTCCGTCTGCGCACGGCTGCTTCGGGCGCTCCCGCAGCATCTCTCACCCGGTGGCATCGCCGTGGTGCTGATCAACTGGACGCACGCCAACGATGACGATTGGACAGAGGCTCCGCTCTCATGGGTGCCCGCCGAAGGAATGCGTCGCTGGCTTTTCCAATCCGACTGCTCCTCTCCCGCCGACTACGCCTGGAAATGGATCTCCGGTGATCTCCACTTCCAGGACGAGCAGGCAGCAGAGCAGGAAATCCAGCGCTGGCTCAGGCACTATCAGGAAATCGGCGCGCGTCGCGTCAGCGGCGGCTTCATGGTCCTCCAAAAATGCGAGCCCGGCGAGGAATGGACCCGCACCGAAAGCCGCGCCGCGGAAAGTATCGGGAGCAACGCTGGCAATGACGTGCTGCGCGTGCTCGCCAGCGAGAACTGGCTTCAAGCCGGCCATGATGTGCTCCACTCCCGCTACGAAGTGCCGGCCGGCATTGTCGCCGAAGCGCGGATGAGCCTCGGCGATGCGGGCTGGGTGCGTGACACCATCCGCCTCACCAGCCCGGCCCGGTTGTCCTACGACGGCCAGATCGACGAGAATATCCTGCGCCTCCTCGCCGTGGTCCACGCTGGCGGCACCCCCGCCGACATGGTGGCAGAAATCCGCACCCGCCCGCAATTCGCCGCCGTCCCTGATCTGCCGGAGCGTATCGCTGAACTTGTTCGGGAACTGGTATCCCACGGGATGCTAGTGCCAGTTACCGGGAGCGCGGAATTCATTCCGCCTGGACAGTAG
- a CDS encoding PH domain-containing protein, giving the protein MSAREQQAWFYGSKNGERVGPVTIEDLSALASRGEVGPQTLVWSHGYPDWVPAEQIADQLMAARAAAPVVAPPPVPVAAPLAEAASAATLTNAVEPVRESVAFDEPAPSSMPALELKPRKGSFVAPRIMVGTMISLLLAVVTVVILIGSENPPWPGLAVFIVGCIVSVIASLAAYRKERYELHDSRVICHRGGLASDQTTELEIRNITHVKLKLPWLRYKFYGVGNVIVETAGNSHPVVMRAIAEPEAIYAGVRERMKRNGYDLTQQQLFFEDKPAIIGVIVECLGMFFGTILGLVYVGLMISGASQAAKSPEFDAIALGLLGFVVLGLLAFVIVRFLDFRRRTYRVFNDMVVYDEGFLTRHNAFIPYENIADATTNCTFIDRLFGLYDVQVSCQGSSKDIKFRRLRQGAALSAAIDQLVVLAREKKKPAAKQALASHARPRRSEPEAVPAGEAMVAELGMHAGRALVPLLLLIPLVPLWLAAMIQTGIKLMSTQYSVRPGSVRHAYRFLTLTDREFAYDKITGVVVKQNLWDRMFGTLTIKFWSIGSGLPIEFAHVSASQLDVTALLRQAGIPTPSAEPCEVLASFGLFTWLRAQIKFIPLLLVISAIIVFVAMEIDPVLYYLFALPVLLFAGAGIYSKLAASRQRLRFHDHHVEAETGIIAKRFYMARYSNLKRTVTTRYPGGEQGTFQIFVAGEEEYQQSVPERYKKAQKVMRPCSFSTSYLANVRETALLLDDILCGRVDPVPEATPAEPLEVLLEAPRSVANAVLKLVLLSILLVPFIVLLPITLPFTIVQTKRWRYRIEATRIVSSWGVLYRRESSIILDRVDSIQQSQGPVNKMFKNGNVTIMTAGSSKPEFKIIDSPAYLELYRIIRERSE; this is encoded by the coding sequence ATGTCCGCGCGAGAGCAACAGGCTTGGTTCTACGGCTCGAAGAATGGGGAACGGGTGGGGCCGGTGACCATTGAGGATCTCAGCGCCTTGGCCAGCCGGGGCGAAGTGGGACCGCAGACCTTGGTCTGGAGCCATGGATATCCGGATTGGGTCCCCGCGGAGCAGATCGCGGATCAGCTGATGGCGGCGCGGGCGGCCGCGCCTGTAGTGGCTCCGCCTCCCGTTCCTGTCGCTGCGCCATTGGCCGAGGCTGCTTCTGCGGCGACTCTAACAAATGCCGTGGAGCCCGTGCGGGAGAGCGTGGCCTTTGATGAACCGGCTCCCTCGTCCATGCCCGCCTTGGAGCTGAAGCCGCGGAAGGGTTCGTTCGTCGCTCCCCGGATCATGGTTGGGACGATGATTTCGCTCCTTCTCGCGGTGGTGACCGTGGTGATCCTGATCGGCTCGGAGAATCCTCCGTGGCCCGGGCTGGCGGTGTTCATCGTGGGATGCATCGTCAGCGTGATCGCCAGTCTCGCGGCTTACCGGAAGGAGCGCTACGAACTGCATGATTCCCGGGTGATCTGCCATCGCGGTGGCCTGGCGAGCGACCAGACAACCGAGCTGGAGATCCGCAATATCACCCACGTGAAGCTCAAGCTGCCGTGGCTGCGCTACAAGTTCTACGGCGTGGGCAATGTCATCGTGGAGACGGCCGGCAATTCCCACCCCGTGGTCATGCGCGCCATCGCCGAGCCTGAAGCCATCTATGCCGGCGTGCGGGAACGGATGAAACGGAATGGCTACGATCTCACCCAGCAGCAGCTCTTCTTCGAAGACAAACCTGCGATCATCGGCGTCATCGTCGAATGCCTGGGCATGTTCTTCGGAACGATCTTGGGGCTCGTCTACGTGGGCCTCATGATCTCAGGCGCGAGTCAAGCGGCCAAGTCCCCTGAATTTGACGCCATCGCCCTGGGACTTCTCGGTTTCGTGGTCCTCGGTCTGCTGGCATTTGTCATCGTCCGCTTCCTCGATTTCCGGAGGCGGACCTACCGCGTCTTCAATGACATGGTCGTCTACGACGAAGGCTTTCTCACGCGTCACAACGCCTTCATCCCTTACGAGAACATCGCGGACGCGACCACCAATTGCACCTTCATCGACCGGCTCTTCGGTCTCTACGACGTCCAGGTGAGCTGCCAGGGCAGCAGCAAGGATATCAAGTTCCGCCGCCTCCGGCAGGGCGCAGCGCTCTCGGCGGCAATCGATCAGTTGGTAGTTCTCGCTCGCGAGAAGAAAAAGCCCGCGGCAAAGCAGGCCCTCGCCTCACACGCCCGGCCGCGGCGCAGCGAGCCCGAAGCGGTGCCAGCCGGCGAAGCGATGGTGGCAGAGCTCGGGATGCACGCGGGCAGGGCGCTGGTTCCGCTCTTGCTCCTGATCCCGCTCGTTCCGCTCTGGCTCGCGGCGATGATTCAAACCGGCATCAAGCTGATGTCCACGCAGTACTCGGTGCGTCCGGGCTCGGTGCGCCACGCTTATCGCTTCCTCACCCTGACCGACCGCGAGTTTGCCTATGACAAGATCACCGGCGTGGTGGTCAAACAGAACCTGTGGGACCGCATGTTCGGCACCTTGACGATCAAGTTCTGGTCGATTGGTTCGGGGCTGCCCATCGAATTTGCCCACGTGAGCGCCAGCCAGCTCGATGTGACGGCCTTGTTGCGGCAGGCCGGCATTCCCACCCCGTCGGCCGAGCCCTGCGAAGTGCTCGCATCCTTCGGCCTCTTCACGTGGCTGCGTGCCCAGATCAAGTTCATCCCCCTCCTGCTGGTGATCTCCGCGATCATCGTCTTCGTGGCGATGGAGATCGATCCTGTGCTCTACTACCTCTTCGCGCTGCCCGTGCTCCTCTTTGCGGGCGCCGGCATCTATTCGAAACTGGCCGCATCCCGCCAACGACTCCGCTTCCACGACCATCACGTGGAAGCCGAGACCGGGATCATCGCCAAGCGCTTCTACATGGCGCGCTACAGCAACCTCAAGCGTACCGTGACCACCCGCTATCCCGGCGGTGAACAAGGCACTTTCCAGATCTTCGTGGCGGGTGAAGAAGAGTATCAGCAATCCGTCCCCGAGAGGTACAAAAAGGCGCAGAAGGTCATGCGTCCCTGTTCCTTCTCCACGTCCTACCTTGCGAATGTCCGGGAGACCGCACTGCTGCTTGATGACATTCTCTGCGGCCGGGTCGATCCCGTTCCAGAAGCAACCCCCGCCGAGCCGCTGGAGGTTTTGTTAGAAGCACCGCGCTCGGTCGCCAATGCCGTCCTGAAGCTCGTCCTGCTGAGCATCCTTCTGGTTCCGTTCATCGTGCTGCTGCCGATCACTCTTCCCTTCACGATCGTTCAGACAAAGCGCTGGCGCTATCGGATCGAGGCCACCCGCATCGTCAGCAGCTGGGGAGTCCTGTATCGCCGCGAATCGAGCATCATCCTCGATCGCGTCGATAGCATCCAGCAAAGCCAGGGCCCGGTGAACAAAATGTTCAAGAACGGCAACGTCACCATCATGACCGCCGGCAGCAGCAAGCCGGAGTTCAAGATCATCGACTCGCCTGCCTACCTCGAACTCTACCGGATCATCCGCGAGCGCTCGGAGTGA